In Helicobacter pylori Shi112, the genomic window CACCGCCTTTAGTGAGTTCATCAGGTTTTAACAAATCTTTTTTATCCCAATTGCGTAAGGTTTGGATAGTTACACCCAAAAGCTTACTCGCTTGACCGATTGATAGCATTCTTTTATTCATGCAAGCAGTATAACACAAAACTTAATAACCTATACAAAAATTATAGTATTTTATAGGTTATTATAGGATTTTAGTTTCTGTTTGTAACCCCTTTAAAGGGAACCAGTGCCAATAATTCCCTCCAGCAAAAAACACGATCAACACCACCGCAAACAAAAAGGCCGGGATAGCGTTAGCGACAATGATCACCACGCTGCTTAGCACATCTAAAGGCTCGTTATTGCGTTTGGCCTTGAAAATCCCTAAAGGGATAGAAATAAGATAAATCAAAAGCGTGCTAAAAAGCCCTAACGAAATGGATACGGGCAATTTTTCCTTAATCAAATCTATCACTTTAATCTGGCGATAAAAGCTCTCCCCAAAATCAAATTGCACATATTTTTTAAGCATGAGAAGGTAGCGCTCCCCTATGGGCTTGTCAAAACCATAGAGTTTTTTTAAATTTTCTAACAAATCGCTCTCCAACCCTTGAGATCCCCTATAGGCGCGATCTTTAACAACGCCTTGGGTTTCTTTGGACTGCGTGTTATTGATTTTAGCCATCATCTGCTCTATAGGGCCTCCAGGGGCCGATTGGATCAGAAAGAAATTGATAGTCATGATGGCCAATAAAGTAGGGATAATCAAAAGCAAGCGTTTAAGAATATAAGCAATCATTGAAGACCCCTTTCTTTTTTTACCCACCACAAATACGGCGAAAATCCATAGCTAGGGCTGATTTCAGGCATGCCAATGTAATTATACGCTGCGATCCTGTAATTAGGCAAATAAAAATGCGGTATCACATAAAACCCCCACAATAACACCCTATCCATCGCTTGAATGGCGGCTAGTTGCTCCTTATAATCTTTAGCGTTAATGATTTTTTCAATCAAATCATCTACCGCTTTACTAGAGATTCCCGCATAATTCCTTGTGCCTTTTTCTTTAGCGCTCAAAGAGCCAAAATAAAAGCGTTGCTCATTACCCGGGAAAGACGATTGGCCTATCACCCCTACAATCATGTCAAAATCATAGCTTTTGACCCGATTGACATACTGGCTTAAATCCACTCTTTGGATTTTCATTTCAATCCCTAACACCCTTAAGTTTTTAGCAAAAGCTAGAGCCAGTCTTTCAAAGGCCGGGCTGTTTAAAAGCAAAGTGAAACTAAACGGCTTGTTATTCTTATCCACTAAACGCATGTTTTTGTAAGAAAAGCCCGCGCTTTCTAAAAGCTTTTGAGCGTATTTTAAATTTTCCCTCAAATTATAGCCCAAAACATCAGCCCCATCGGTTCTGGGCACGACATAAGGCTCTTTAAAAACCCTTTCATCCAAACTCTTTTCATAAGGGGCTAACAGAACTTTTTCTTCAGGGCTTGGAAGAGAAGGGGACGCATAAACAGAGTTGCTGAAAAAACTAGTGGTGCGTTTGTATTGCGAAAAAAACAAATTTTTATTCGCCCATTCAAAATCAAACGCATAAAATAAGGCTTCACGCACCCTTTTATCCTTAAAAATTTCCCGGCGCGTGTTGAAGAAAAACCCTTGCATGCCGCTTGGCATTTTATGGGCTATTAGGTATTTAGTGATTTTTTTATTGTCTATAGCTTTCCCCACATAGCCCCTAGCCCAAACCTTAGCCGTGCTTTCAATGCGCCAATCATACGCCCCGCTTAAAAAAGCCTGTAAAGCAATGGTTTCGTCTTTATAATACTCAAATTTGATCTCATCAAAATTGAATTGCCCCTTTCTGCTAGGCAAATTCCTCGCCCAATAATTAGGGTTTCTTTGGTAGGTGATTTTCTTGCCCACATCAAAAGAAGCGATCATATAAGGGCCGCTAGAAACAGGAATGAGTAAAGGGTTTTTGGTGAAATAATCCTTTTGAAACGCTTTTTTGGAAAAGATTTGCAACTGCCCTAAAATGAGAGGCAATTCTTTATTTTCAGTGGTTTTGAAAATGAATTTAACATGGTGTTTGTCTAAAATAACCGCCTTTTTAACATCTTGGTAATACTGCCTGTAAATAGGCGATCCTAATTCCATTATCGTATCAAAACTAAACTTCACATCGCTCGCTAAGATGGGAGCGTTATTGCTGAATCTCGCTCTTTTGTCTAAGGTAAAAATCACATAGCTGTTATCCTTAGCCACTTCTGCGTCTTTAGCGATCAAGGGGTATTCGGCATAAGGTTCGTCCAAACTTTGCACCATTAAAGTGTCATAAATCAGATCCAAGCCTTCGGCTTTAGTGCCTTTAAGCGCAAAAGGGTTAAGGCTATCAAAAGTCCCTATAGCGTCATTCCTTAAAACACCGCCTTTTCTAGCGTTAGGGTTAGCGTATTCAAAATGCGTGAAATTGTCTTTATATTTAGGCTCTTCGCCCAAGTATAAATAAGGCGTAGCCTTAAGGAAACAAAACACCCCTAACCATAAGCTTAAAATTTTAAAGACCACTCAAACCAACCCCATCAATTCTTTAGCCTTTTGGTAAGTCGCTTGCGCTAAAGGCTTGGCTTTTTTAGCGCCGCTATTTAAAACGGCTTTTACTTCATCATCGCTGATTTCTTTGTATCTTTCTTGGATGGGTTTTAAAGCCTGGATCACCACTTCAGCCAATTCCTTTTTAAAATCCCCATAGCCCTTATTTTTGAAACGCTCTTCTATGCTTTCTGGGCTTTCATTGCTTAAAAGCATGTAGATATTTAAAAGGTTAAAAACGCCCTCTCTTTTTTCATCAAATGCAATAACGCCCATAGAATCAGTGGCCGCTTTTTTGATTTTTCTTACAATAATGTCCGGCTCATCTAAAAGAAAAATCGCATGGTTAGCCCCTTGATGCGATTTACTCATCTTCACTTTTGGATCATCTAGCCCCATAACCCTTGCCCCCACTTTAGCGATCAAAGGCTCTGGTACTTTAAAGCAACTCCCAAAATCCCTGTTAAATTTTTCTGCAATATTTCGCGTGAGCTCTAAATGCTGTTTTTGATCTTCGCCCACTGGCACTAAATCGCTTTGGTATAATAAAATATCTGACGCCATTAAAATAGGGTAATTGAAAAGCCCCACATTCACGCTTTTAGGGTTTTTTAAAGACTTGTCTTTGAATTGCGTCATTCTTTGCATTTCCCCCATAGACACCTGGCAATTTAATAGCCATGCTAAAGCCGGGTGCTCATCAATTTCACTTTGAATGAATAACCCCGATTGCTTAGGATTAATCCCGCAAGCTAAAAGCAATTTGACCAGCTCATAGCTTTGGGATTTTAAAAATGCCGGATCTATGGGCAAAGTAATCGCATGCGAATTGACGACGCAAAAAAGGTTTTCATATTCATCTTGCGCCTCTACCCAATGCTTGATCGCTCCTAAATAGTTGCCCAAATGGATTTGCCCGGTAGGTTGGATGCCTGAAAAGACTCGTTTTTTGTGCATGTTGTTTCTCGCTCATTAGTTTAGCGTTTATTGTAACCACCTAATTTTAATATTTTAATTTATCTTAGTTTTTAAGAACGCTTGATCCCAGAAAAGAGTAACACTTCATAGCTCAATTTTTCAAACGCCATGTTTTGAAAAAAATGTTTTTTTTGCTTGAAACTCAGCGTTGAACCCCCCAAAAGACCGCATTTTTTAAGGTAATTCAAAGCATCTTGTTTGCGGTTGAAATAAAGAACGAAGCGCTTGTTTTCCAATTCTATTTGAAAATTTTTAAAAGCGTTTTTGATTAAGGATTTGATCGTTTTGAGATCCCTTAAAGGCGAAGGCGTGCCTAAAAATTCATGCACTTCATGCAAACTAAAATCCGTATGGATAGCTAAAGCCACCTCCTTACTAAAAAGAGCGATTTTTTCTAAAACGCTTTTTAAATCCCTTGCCCATTGTAAAGAAGAAGAAGACACAACCAGATCGTAATCGCAAAAAACATGTTCTTCAAAATCCGCATGCTCTAAAGAGATTTTTTGAATGTTAATAGAATGCGTGGGGTGTAATTTGAGCATGTTTATAGAATTATCCAAAGCGATAAAGTCTTCAATCAAAATATTTTGCCGCTCTAAAGCGTTAAAAACAGCCCCACTCCCTGATCCTAGATCCAAAACTTTAGCGTAATGTTTTTGTTTTAAAAATTGAACAAGACAGATAGCGATTTGCTGTTGGATATGGGCAAAGAGATGATAAGTTTTGGCATGCTTATTGAATGCATGCTGATTGAATGAATGAAAAGAGTCCAACACCACCGCCTTTAACGCGCCACGCTTGAAATTAAAACTAAATTTTAGTGTATTCTTAGCAAATTTTAGATAAGATCAAGGGTAATTTTTTCTAAATTTTAGGCATTTAAGGAATCAGTGTTTATGACAAGCGCTCTGTTAGGCTTACAAATTGTTTTAGCGGTATTGATTGTGGTGGTGGTTTTGTTGCAAAAAAGTTCTAGCATCGGCTTAGGGGCTTATAGCGGGAGCAATGAGTCTTTATTTGGCGCTAAAGGGCCTGCGAGCTTTATGGCGAAATTGACCATGTTTTTAGGGCTGTTATTTGTTGCTAATACCATCGCTTTGGGCTATTTTTACAACAAAGAATACGGCAAAAGCATTTTAGATGAAACTAAAACCAACAAAGAGCTTTCACCCTTAGTCCCTGCCACCGGCACGCTTAACCCAACGCTCAATCCCACACTAAACCCTACACTCAACCCTTTAGAGCAAGCCCCCACTAACCCTTTAATGCCCAAACAAACGCCTAGCGAACTTCCTAAAGAGCCAGCCAAAGCGCCTTTTGTTGAAAGCCCCAAACAGAATGAAAAAAATGATGCCAAAAAAGAGAATAAAGAGAATAATATAAAGGGCGTTGAAAAAACCAAAGAGAATGCAAAAACGCCCCCAACCGCCCACCAAAAGCCTAAAACGCACACGCAAACCAACGCCCATACAAACCAAAAAAAGGATGAAAAATAATGTTACAAGCCATTTATAACGAAACCAAAGATCTGATGCAAAAAAGCATTCAAGCTTTAAATAGGGATTTTTCCACTCTAAGGAGCGCGAAAGTTTCAGTCAATATTTTAGATCACATCAAAGTGGATTATTACGGCACGCCCACGGCATTAAATCAAGTCGGATCCGTAATGAGCTTAGATGCGACCACTCTTCAAATCAGCCCGTGGGAAAAAAACCTGCTCAAAGAAATTGAAAGATCCATTCAAGAAGCCAATATCGGCGTGAATCCTAATAACGACGGCGAAACGATCAAGCTTTTTTTCCCGCCCATGACAACCGAGCAAAGAAAACTCATCGCAAAAGACGCCAAAGCGATGGGTGAAAAGGCTAAAGTGGCTGTAAGGAATATCCGCCAAGACGCTAATAATAAGATAAAAAAATTAGAAAAAGACAAAGAAATCAGCGAAGATGAAAGCAAAAAAGCCCAAGAGCAGATCCAAAAAATCACCGATGAAGCCATTAAACAAATTGATGAAAGCGTGAAAAACAAAGAAGACGCGATTTTAAAGGTCTAAACCATGGATATTAAGGCATGTTATCAAAACGCTAAAGCGCTGTTAGAGGGGCATTTCTTGCTCAGTAGCGGGTTTCATTCTAATTATTATTTGCAATCCGCTAAAGTTTTAGAAGATCCCAAACTAGCCGAACAATTAGCCAAAGAATTGGCCAAACAGATCCAAGAAGCCCATTTGAATATTGAATGCGTGTGTTCGCCTGCTATTGGGGGGATCTTGGCTGGGTATGAGCTTGCAAGGGCTTTGGGCGTGCGTTTTATTTTCACTGAAAGGGTGGATAATACCATGGCGTTAAGGCGTGGTTTTGAAGTCAAAAAAAACGAAAAAATTTTAGTGTGTGAGGACATTATCACTACGGGAAAATCCGCTATGGAATGCGCTAAAGTTTTAGAAGAAAAGGGCGCTCAAATCGTGGCTTTTGGCGCTTTAGCTAATCGGGGCATTTGCAAGCGCGTTCATTCTCATTTAAAAGCCCAAGAGGGTGCGTGTTTGCCTAGCCATTTGCCCTTGTTTGCTTTAGAAGATTTTGTTTTTGACATGCACAAGCCTAGCTCTTGCCCTTTGTGCGCTACTAGCGTTGCTATAAAGCCAGGAAGTCGTGGCAACTAAAAAAACCAAAAAAAATAAAATTCCAGAAAAAAAGCAAGCGTTAGAAAGCCCTTTAAAAGGGCTGTATCTCTCTTTGCGCTTAAAGGCCTTTATCACCGATATTTTTATGATTTATACCCCCATGCTTTACATAATGACCTATGCGATTTTAGGGAGCGCGAAGGATTTTAGGGAAAACCAGAGCGCGATTTTTTTATGCTTGCTTTTTTACGCCCTAACGCACAGCTTTTTTATCGCTTTTAAATCCCAAAGCCCTGGCATGCGTTACGCTCAGTTTAAATTAGTCAAAAACAATCGCAAAGAAGTGGGCTTTTTTTTAGCTTTGTGGCGGTTTGTTTTGTGGGTGTTGAGCATGGGGTTACTCATAGGGTTTGTTACGCCTTTTATTTTTAAGTTTTTTTTGCATGACAAACTCAGCGGCACTCATATTGAAACCATCAAGGAGGAAACATGAAAAATTTAGTGATCCTAAGCGGGGCTGGCATTTCAGCAGAAAGCGGGATTAAAACCTTTAGAGACGCTGATGGCTTGTGGGAAGGGCATGACATCATGGAAGTTGCCTCGCCTTATGGCTGGAAAAAGAACCCGCAAAAGGTGTTGGATTTCTACAACCAAAGGCGCCGACAGCTTTTTGAAGTTTATCCTAACAAGGCTCATGAGGCTTTAGCGGAATTGGAAAAACACTATCAAGTTAATATCATCACCCAAAATGTAGATGATTTGCATGAAAGGGCGGGCTCTTCTCGCATTTTGCACTTGCATGGGGAATTATTGAGCGTTCGCAGCGAAAAAGATCCTAATTTGGTTTATAGATGGGAAAAGGACTTGAATTTAGGCGACTTGGCCAAAGACAAATCGCAATTACGACCTGATATTGTGTGGTTTGGCGAAGCGGTGCCTTTGCTTAAAGAAGCAATTTCTTTAGTCAAACAAGCGCATCTTTTAATCATCATTGGCACTTCTTTGCAAGTCTATCCCGCCGCTAGCCTCTACACGCATGCACATAAAGACGCTCTCATTTATTACATTGACCCTAAGGCTAAAAACGCCCATTTGCCCCAGAATGTCCAATGCATTAATGATAGCGCGGTGCATGCCATGCAAGATTTAATGCCCAAACTCATAGAAATGGCCTCTTAAGAGATGTTAAAATAATTTTTATTTTTTCAGCTAACGATTAGCAAAAACATGGTTTAATTGGCTTTGTCATTTGCTAATAATTAAAGGAGTTTGAGAGTCTGATGCAACAAGCCACAGAAGCATTGAATCACCCCTATTTTGGCGTTTTTGTTTTGTTGGTATTCACCTTTTGGGTGTTTAACTTGACTTTGAGGATTCAAAGGTTTTTAAGCCGTAAAATGGCTCAAAAAAAGGGTGAAAAGCTCAAGCTCGCTCCCTATGAATGCGGGCCTGTGGCTCTCAAACAGCCTAATAGAGTGTCCCATCATTTCTATATCATGGCCATGCTTTTTATTTTATTTGATGTAGAAATCGTTTTCATGTTCCCTTGGGCGATTGGTTTTAAAAAATTAGGCTTGTTTGGACTCGTTGAAATGCTAGGCTTTGTCTTCTTTTTAACCATTGGTTTTATTTACGCTTTAAAGCGAAACGCTTTGAGCTGGCAAAAATTAGAGGTGAAATAATGCAACAAGCACCAGTTGTTCTAAGCACTTTGGATAAATTATTGAATTGGGGGCGTTCTAATTCGCTCTGGCCTTTGACCTACGGCTTGGCGTGTTGCGCGATTGAGATGATGGCGACAGGGGGTTCAAGGTTTGATTTTGACCGGTTTGGCACGATTTTTAGAGCTAGCCCTAGGCAATCTGATGTGATGATCATCGCTGGCACGCTCACTAAAAAACATGCCGAATTTATGCGCAGACTTTATGATCAAATGCCTGAGCCTAAATGGGTGATTTCTATGGGGAGTTGCGCTAACACGGGCGGGATGTTTAACACTTATGCGACCGTTCAAGGAGCGGATAGGGTAGTTCCTGTGGATATTTATTTGCCCGGTTGCGCGCCGCGTCCAGAGACTTTACAATACGCTCTTATGGTTTTGCAAGATAAAATCAGACGCTCTAAAGCGATCAAACAAGACGCTCCTAAAAGGTTGGTGTGATGGTAAGAAAACAATCCCCCTATGAAGATGTACAAAAACAATCGCGCCAGCATGACCCCTATAAAATCATAGAACCCACCCCTAAAAAATATTTAGAGGGCAGTGCTTATGAAGTCATTTACAACCACCTTTCTTACAAACATGAGATTTTAGACAAATATATAGAAACTAACACGGCTGTGTTTTGGATCAAAAAAGACGATATTTTTTCTGTCGCTACGACTTTAAGGCATTTGGGTTATGAATGTTTGAGCGAAATGAGTGCGATAGATTTGTGCGCTAAAAAAGGGCATTTTGAATTGTTTTATCAATTTGTGGGTTTTAGCGATAGTTGCAAGAACCGCCGTAGGGTGCGCGTGAAATGCATTCTGTTGCCTAATGAAAGCGTGGATTCTTTGAGTTTTTTATACCGATCGGCTAATTGGAGCGAGAGGGAAGCGTATGACATGCTTGGTATTGCGTTTGACAAACACCCCTATTTGAAACGCCTTATCATGCCGCATGATTGGGTGGGCCACCCTTTATTGCGTTCTTACCCGCTTAAAGGCGATGAATTCGCCCAATGGTATGAAGTGGATAAAATTTTTGGTAAAGAATACCGAGAAGTGGTGGGTAAAGAACAACGAGACAGCGCGAGGGTGGATGAAAAAGACACTTTCAATTTCGCCAAAATTGGCTATGAACAGGGCAAGGGCGAAGAATTAAAAGAAACAGAAGAAAAGCATGCGTTTAAGAAAATCCCTTTTGTCAAAGATTTGCACAAAATCGCCCCCACTATCTTAAAAAAGAGGCTATAAAATGGCTCAAAATTTCACGAAACTCAACCCTCAGTTTGAAAACATCATTTTTGAACATGATGACAACCAAATGATTTTAAACTTTGGCCCCCAACACCCCAGCAGTCATGGGCAATTGCGCTTGATTTTGGAATTAGAGGGCGAAAAAATCATTAAGGCTACCCCTGAAATTGGCTACTTGCATAGAGGCTGTGAAAAGTTAGGCGAAAACATGACCTATAACGAATACATGCCCACTACCGACAGATTGGATTACACTTCTTCTGCCAGCAATAATTACGCTTACGCGCATGCGGTAGAAACCTTGCTCAATTTAGAAATCCCTCGTCGAGCGCAAGTGATCCGCACGATTTTACTAGAGCTTAACCGCATGATCTCACACATCTTTTTTATCAGCGTGCATGCTTTAGATGTGGGGGCGATGAGCGTGTTTTTGTATGCGTTTAAAACGAGGGAATACGGCTTGGATTTGATGGAGGATTATTGCGGGGCTAGGCTCACGCATAACGCTATAAGGATTGGGGGCGTGCCTTTAGATTTACCCCCTAATTGGTTAGAAGGCTTAAAAAAGTTCTTGGGCGAAATGAGAGAATGCAAAAAACTCATTCAAGGCTTGTTGGACAAGAATCGCATTTGGCGGATGCGTTTGGAAAATGTGGGCGTTGTAACGCCCAAAATGGCGCAAAGCTGGGGCATGAGCGGTATCATGTTAAGAGGGAGTGGGATCGCTTATGACATTAGAAAAGAAGAGCCTTATGAGCTTTATAAAGAGCTTGATTTTGATGTGCCGGTGGGCAATTATGGCGATAGCTATGATAGGTATTGTTTGTATATGCTAGAAATTGATGAAAGCATCCGCATCATTGAACAACTCATTCCCATGTATGCTAAAACCGATACGCCTATCATGGCTCAAAACCCGCATTATATTTCTGCCCCTAAAGAAGATATAATGACGCAAAACTACGCCTTGATGCAGCATTTTGTTTTAGTGGCTCAAGGCATGCGCCCGCCCGTTGGGGAAGTGTATGCCCCCACAGAAAGCCCTAAAGGGGAATTAGGGTTTTTTATCCATTCAGAAGGCGAGCCTTACCCTCATAGATTAAAAATCAGAGCCCCTAGCTTTTATCACATTGGGGCTTTAAGCGATATTTTAGTGGGGCAATATTTAGCGGATGCGGTAACCGTGATTGGCTCAACCAATGCGGTGTTTGGCGAGGTGGATAGATGAAACGCTTTGATTTACGCCCCTTAAAAGCGGGTATTTTTGAACGCTTAGAAGAATTGATTGAAAAAGAAATGCAACCTAATGAAGTCGCTATTTTCATGTTTGAAGTGGGGGATTTTTCTAATATCCCTAAGAGCGCTGAATTTATCCAATCTAAAGGGCATGAGCTCCTCAATTCTTTGCGTTTCAATCAAGCGGATTGGACGATTGTCGTGAGGAAAAAGGCTTGATTTTGAGCGGCTTTAACCCCTTAAATTCTCCCTTAATCGCAAGCTCTTCTCTTAGCTTGAAAGAAGCCTATTGTTTAGAAAAATTATCTCTTAAGAAAGGGTTTAAAATCAATTACAAGATGACAAAAGATAGCTTAAACCTTTTAGAAAAAAGCGATTTGTGCGTTTTGTTTGGGGGTTTTTCAAACGCTTGTTTGAATGAAAATGAACGATTGGTTTTAGAAAACATTAACCAACTAAAACTCCCCTACGCCTTGTTAAGACCCTTACAAGACACAAGAGACTTGCAAGAAAATTGCCTTTTTGCGTCGTATGAAATCAACACGGAAGCGGCGGTTTTGGCTTTGATTTTAAGGGGTATTTTAGAAAAAACTTCCCAATTAAAAGGGCATGTTTTAGAAGATGTTGATGTGGGGTATTTAAGTTCTGAAGCGAACATGAGCGAAGAAGAATTGCAAGAACTTATCGCTCTTATCATTAAAGCAAAAAAAAGGGTGCTTGTTTTAAACAGAGAAATCACTAAGCATGCGGATAGCGCCTTTTTATACACCCTTTTAAGCGAGTTGCAAAACCACCTAGAAATTTTGCATATCCCTTGCAATAATTCAAACGCAACAACCGCTTTTTATGATTTTAAAGATCAAGAATGGCTGCTAGAAACAGCCTTAAAAGAGGGTGTTTTGCCTTTTGAATCGCAACTTAAATCAAAAGATTTAGAGCTTTTAGAGCGAATGGGTGAGGCTAACGGCTCGTTTGTTTATGTTTCTTACAAGAGTCTTGAAACCCCCAGATTATCTTTTTCCAAGCAATTTAAGATCGCTAATAAAATCCAGCATTCTAAAGCGGGGTTTCAAATCTCAAATAAAACGCTAGAATGCGAGTTAGAAGAAAGCCCCCATTTGAAGGGTTTGATTGCGATTTTAGAAGGGGCGTTTTTTGACGCTTACCCTTATATCCCTATTTTATCCCACTCTCAAGGAATTTCATGATCACAATGAACATCAATGGCAAAATGATTGAATGCCAAGAGGGACAAAGCGTTTTAGAGGCTGCTAGGAGCGCTGGGATCTACATCCCTACTATTTGCTATTTAAGCGGTTGCTCGCCCACAGTCGCATGCAAAATGTGCATGGTTGAAATGGATGGCAAACGGGTTTATAGTTGCAACACGAAAGCCAAAAACAACGCCGTTATCCTCACCAACACCCCAACGCTCATGGATGAAAGAAAAAGCATCATGCAAACTTATGATGTCAATCACCCCCTAGAGTGTGGCGTGTGCGATAAGAGCGGGGAGTGCGAATTGCAAGACATGACGCATTTAACCGGCGTAGAGCACCAACCTTATGCGGTGGCTGATGATTTTAAAGCGCTAGATTCATGGGCACAAGCCTTGTATGATCCCAATTTGTGCATCATGTGCGAAAGGTGCGTAACCACTTGCAAGGACAATGTGGGCGAAGACAACCTCAAAGCCACTAAAGCCAATTTGCATGCTCCAGATAAATTTAAAGACCGCATGTCCAAAGACGCTTTTAGCGTGTGGAGTCGTAAGCAAAAAGGCATTATTTCTTTTGTGGGCAGCGTGCCTTGTTATGATTGCGGGGAGTGCATTGCGGTATGCCCTGTGGGCGCTTTGAGTTATAAAGATTTCGCTTACACGGCTAACGCATGGGAATTAAAAAAGATCCATTCTACTTGTTCGCATTGTTCAGCCGGTTGTTTGATTTCTTATGATGTGCGCCATTTTGATACTCTAGGCGAAGAATCTAAAATTTTTAGAGTGCTTAATGATTTTTACCATAACCCTATTTGTGGGGCAGGCCGTTTCGCTTTTGATGTGAGCTCTAGCCCTAAAGGCAGCACTAATCTTAAAGAAGCGCAAAACGCCCTCAAAGAATGCGAAGCGGTGTGGATAGGAGGAGACATTACGAATGAAGAGGCGTTTTTAATAGAGCGTTTGAGGAAAAAACTTGATTTTAAAATCTACAATCAAGAAGCGTATCGTTTCCAACAATTCTTAAAAGTATTGGGCGAAGTTGAACGCCCCAGCATTGAAGAGATTAAAACTTCTCATTTAGTCATCACAATAGGATCTTCTATCAAAACAGAAAACCCTTTGGTGCGCTATGCTATCAATAACGCCCTCAAACTCAATAAAGCTTCTTTGATCGCTATGCACCCTATCAAGGATAACGCGTTAGCGAATTTGTGCCGAAGCTCTTTTTGCATCACCCATGAAGTGGGGGCTGAAGAAATCCTTTTGGGCATGCTTTTAAAAATGCTTAACATTGAAAGCGCGGCTCTAAAAAGTTTAGAAGATTCCAAGCAAAGCATTGTAGATGAAGCGGCTCTTAAAGCCTTAGAAGAAGAGCGAAAAAAAGCTTTAGAACAAGCCGAGCAAGGGTGCAATATTGGAGAAAATAAGGCAGAAAATCAAGAAGAGGATAAAACAGAAGCAGCCACCCCAAAAGAAGAAAATCAAGAAAAAAACAAGACAGAGGTTAAAGAAGAAAGTATTGAAGTCCCTACCAAAACCACTTATTTGTTGCTTGAAGAAGCGGGCATCAATTCAGAAACTTATGAAAAAATTCTGGCTCTTTTGCAAAAATCAAATAACACCTTGCTAGTGGTTGGCGAAGAAATCTATAGCCATAAACAAGCCCACAATATCGCTAAAATGTTGCGTTTGTTAGCCCAAAAAAGCGCTATTAAACTCATTCTTATCCCCCCAAGCGCCAACGCTTTAGGCATCGCTTCCCTTTGTGAATTGAGCGAAGAAATTTTTGAACATGAAAAAATTGTAGGCATTCGCGCTCAAGGGGATTTCACTATCAATAGCGATGATAGGGTTTTTGGAAAAGACGCCGTCAGCAAAGTGGATTTTATTTTACCCAGCCTTAACCAGCTAGAGGGCACGATCACTAATATTGAAGGGCGCGTGTTGCCCTTAAAACCGGCTTTGAGATTTGAAGGCTATGATTTGAGCGATATTATGCAAGGCTTTGGCTTTGTGGAAGAAAACCTCACAGAATGCACCCACAAACTCCCTACAGAAGCGGGCTTTAAAGCCATAGAATTTGACCATCTAACCAACTATTTCACTAACGACAGAGTCAATCACAGAGGCTATCTGCTAGGAACAAGCCCTTTTGAAAAGAGC contains:
- a CDS encoding NADH-quinone oxidoreductase subunit G, which encodes MITMNINGKMIECQEGQSVLEAARSAGIYIPTICYLSGCSPTVACKMCMVEMDGKRVYSCNTKAKNNAVILTNTPTLMDERKSIMQTYDVNHPLECGVCDKSGECELQDMTHLTGVEHQPYAVADDFKALDSWAQALYDPNLCIMCERCVTTCKDNVGEDNLKATKANLHAPDKFKDRMSKDAFSVWSRKQKGIISFVGSVPCYDCGECIAVCPVGALSYKDFAYTANAWELKKIHSTCSHCSAGCLISYDVRHFDTLGEESKIFRVLNDFYHNPICGAGRFAFDVSSSPKGSTNLKEAQNALKECEAVWIGGDITNEEAFLIERLRKKLDFKIYNQEAYRFQQFLKVLGEVERPSIEEIKTSHLVITIGSSIKTENPLVRYAINNALKLNKASLIAMHPIKDNALANLCRSSFCITHEVGAEEILLGMLLKMLNIESAALKSLEDSKQSIVDEAALKALEEERKKALEQAEQGCNIGENKAENQEEDKTEAATPKEENQEKNKTEVKEESIEVPTKTTYLLLEEAGINSETYEKILALLQKSNNTLLVVGEEIYSHKQAHNIAKMLRLLAQKSAIKLILIPPSANALGIASLCELSEEIFEHEKIVGIRAQGDFTINSDDRVFGKDAVSKVDFILPSLNQLEGTITNIEGRVLPLKPALRFEGYDLSDIMQGFGFVEENLTECTHKLPTEAGFKAIEFDHLTNYFTNDRVNHRGYLLGTSPFEKSAKEYETTECEPIKPLKEKIAFNAYLKYPETQFNNATNKSENLQLKAGVYVSKAFLKKLNKEVGQSITLSKEEEELTGVLYLDESLDQEVFVISPSLLKNHSGFFREGVFDSVDLKEQA